From the genome of Azospira restricta, one region includes:
- a CDS encoding VOC family protein: protein MANPFVHVELQTHDAVAAKDFYGRLFGWSLKDEPMPSGHGTYTMIGVGDGTGGGIYSNPDAQAPACWLAYVGVDDIVAATARARELGATITVDCVKVGDFGWMSVFVDPAGATLALWQSHGSEA, encoded by the coding sequence ATGGCCAATCCTTTTGTTCACGTCGAGTTGCAGACCCACGATGCCGTTGCCGCCAAGGATTTCTACGGCCGGCTGTTCGGCTGGTCGCTGAAGGACGAGCCGATGCCGAGCGGGCACGGCACCTACACGATGATCGGCGTCGGCGACGGCACCGGCGGCGGCATCTACAGCAATCCCGATGCGCAGGCGCCGGCGTGCTGGCTGGCCTACGTCGGCGTCGACGACATCGTCGCGGCGACGGCGCGGGCGCGCGAGCTCGGTGCGACGATCACCGTCGACTGCGTCAAGGTCGGCGACTTCGGCTGGATGAGCGTTTTCGTCGATCCGGCCGGGGCGACGCTGGCGCTGTGGCAGAGCCACGGCAGCGAAGCCTGA
- a CDS encoding glycine zipper 2TM domain-containing protein, producing METAPLARKPHPMILVAAASVTALSLTGVAALAGWLPVRGEAPAAPVTAAAPATQAAPAITTARSETPATLQIPAGSTITVEPKRQASTPRAPARTTSTVSQEAPHEPAPRATRVATQPVNDSGIYVENARPAQPPSQPAAQAQATCHDCGTVEAVREIAGKGEGTGLGAIAGGVLGGLLGSQVGGGNGKKAMAVVGAAGGAYAGHEVEKRMRGETQYEITVRFDDGRTRTYTETQAPQLQNGDRVRLANGRLVML from the coding sequence ATGGAAACCGCCCCCCTCGCCCGCAAGCCCCACCCGATGATTCTGGTCGCCGCCGCCTCGGTCACCGCGCTCAGCCTGACCGGCGTCGCCGCGCTCGCCGGCTGGCTGCCGGTGCGCGGCGAGGCGCCGGCCGCTCCGGTCACCGCCGCGGCGCCGGCGACGCAGGCCGCGCCGGCGATCACGACGGCGAGGAGCGAGACGCCGGCGACGCTGCAGATTCCCGCCGGCTCGACGATCACCGTCGAACCGAAGCGCCAGGCCAGCACCCCGCGCGCGCCGGCACGCACGACCAGCACCGTCAGCCAGGAAGCCCCGCACGAGCCGGCGCCGCGCGCGACCCGCGTCGCCACGCAGCCGGTCAACGACAGCGGCATCTACGTCGAGAACGCCCGCCCGGCGCAACCGCCGAGCCAGCCCGCCGCGCAGGCGCAGGCGACCTGCCATGACTGCGGCACGGTGGAGGCGGTGCGCGAGATCGCCGGCAAGGGCGAAGGCACCGGCCTCGGCGCGATCGCCGGCGGCGTCCTCGGCGGCCTGCTCGGCAGCCAGGTCGGCGGCGGCAACGGCAAGAAGGCGATGGCCGTGGTCGGCGCCGCCGGCGGCGCCTACGCCGGCCACGAAGTCGAGAAGCGCATGCGCGGCGAGACGCAGTACGAGATCACCGTCCGCTTCGACGACGGCCGCACGCGCACCTACACCGAGACGCAGGCGCCGCAGTTGCAGAACGGCGACCGCGTGCGCCTCGCCAACGGCCGACTGGTCATGCTCTGA
- a CDS encoding YbfB/YjiJ family MFS transporter: MNDSTEDRRARLKILGAGIFSLLLVLGVARFAYTPLLPLMQQQAGLGVAEAGWLAAINYTGYLAGALIASLISDLVLKDRLYRIGMLLAVASTAVMGLSTDVTVWALSRFVAGLASAAGMLLGTGLILNWLIRHHHRSELGIHFAGIGLGIAGCAGAVALMSQWLDWRGQWFAFTAIACLLLVPALRWLPPPDTSTVTASGQPMNDNPPSPLFLRLFLAAYFCCGIGYVVSATFIVAIVDRLPGLAGHGTLAFVVIGLAGAPACIVWDLIARRTGYLDALVLAGALQVVGIVLPLLVPGLAGALAGALLFGGTFIGMVSLVLTMAGRYYPTRPAKMMGKMTLAYGTAQILAPALTGWLATLTGTYASGLWLASGAMVAGTLLLLALKRVERRQACLELAAARCPQQG; the protein is encoded by the coding sequence ATGAACGACTCGACAGAAGACAGACGGGCGCGCCTGAAGATCCTCGGTGCCGGCATCTTCAGCCTGCTGCTGGTGCTCGGCGTCGCCCGCTTCGCCTACACGCCGCTGCTGCCGCTGATGCAGCAGCAGGCCGGGCTCGGCGTCGCCGAGGCCGGCTGGCTGGCGGCGATCAACTACACCGGCTACCTGGCCGGGGCCCTGATCGCCTCGCTGATCTCAGACCTCGTGCTGAAGGACCGCCTGTACCGCATCGGCATGCTGCTCGCGGTCGCCAGCACGGCGGTGATGGGGCTGTCCACCGACGTCACGGTATGGGCGCTGTCGCGCTTCGTCGCCGGGCTGGCGAGCGCCGCCGGCATGCTGCTCGGCACCGGACTGATCCTCAACTGGCTGATCCGCCACCACCACCGCAGCGAGCTCGGCATCCACTTCGCCGGCATCGGGCTGGGCATCGCCGGCTGTGCCGGCGCCGTCGCGCTGATGAGCCAGTGGCTGGATTGGCGCGGGCAATGGTTCGCGTTCACCGCGATCGCCTGCCTGCTGCTGGTGCCGGCGCTGCGCTGGCTGCCGCCGCCCGACACCAGCACCGTGACCGCGAGCGGGCAGCCGATGAACGACAACCCGCCGAGCCCGCTGTTCCTGCGCCTCTTCCTCGCCGCCTACTTCTGCTGCGGCATCGGCTACGTGGTCAGCGCCACTTTCATCGTCGCCATCGTCGACCGCCTGCCGGGGCTCGCCGGCCACGGCACGCTCGCCTTCGTCGTGATCGGCCTCGCCGGCGCGCCGGCCTGCATCGTCTGGGACCTGATCGCCCGCCGCACCGGCTATCTCGACGCGCTGGTGCTCGCCGGCGCGCTGCAGGTGGTCGGCATCGTGCTGCCGCTGCTGGTCCCCGGGCTGGCCGGCGCGCTCGCCGGCGCGCTGCTCTTCGGCGGCACCTTCATCGGCATGGTCAGCCTGGTGCTGACGATGGCCGGCCGCTACTACCCGACGCGCCCGGCGAAGATGATGGGCAAGATGACGCTCGCCTACGGCACGGCGCAGATCCTGGCGCCGGCGCTCACCGGCTGGCTGGCGACGCTGACCGGCACCTACGCCTCCGGCCTCTGGCTGGCGAGCGGCGCGATGGTTGCCGGGACGCTGCTGCTGCTCGCGCTGAAGCGCGTCGAGCGACGGCAGGCCTGCCTTGAACTGGCCGCCGCCCGCTGTCCGCAGCAGGGTTAG
- a CDS encoding TSUP family transporter produces the protein MTTDLALLVAGAAAGGFVQGISGFAFGLTALSFWAWGIEPGLATVMAVFGGLAGQLFSTATLRRRPPPATLLPLLAGALFGIPLGVLLLAELDAALFKGLLGALLLVCCPALLLAGRLPTIATGGRLADAAAGAVGGLLCGVGGVPGIASALWCLLRGYDKDLARAVVQHFNLAALAATFVALIAAGRVTREMLPLFPAVALALLLPSALGARLHAGLGQAAFRRIVLALLTASGAAMLVAALPHGGARP, from the coding sequence TTGACCACCGACCTCGCCCTTCTCGTCGCCGGCGCCGCCGCCGGCGGCTTCGTCCAGGGCATCTCCGGCTTCGCCTTCGGCCTGACCGCGCTCTCGTTCTGGGCCTGGGGTATCGAGCCCGGCCTGGCGACCGTCATGGCCGTTTTCGGCGGCCTCGCCGGACAGCTGTTCTCGACCGCGACGCTGCGCCGGCGGCCGCCGCCGGCGACCCTGCTGCCGCTCCTCGCCGGCGCCCTGTTCGGCATCCCGCTCGGCGTGCTGCTGCTGGCCGAGCTCGACGCGGCGCTGTTCAAGGGCCTCCTCGGCGCGCTGCTGCTGGTCTGCTGTCCGGCGCTGCTGCTCGCCGGGCGCCTGCCGACCATCGCCACCGGCGGCCGCCTCGCCGACGCCGCGGCCGGTGCCGTCGGCGGTCTGCTCTGCGGCGTCGGCGGCGTGCCCGGCATCGCCTCCGCGCTGTGGTGCCTGCTGCGCGGCTACGACAAGGACCTCGCGCGCGCCGTCGTCCAGCACTTCAACCTGGCCGCGCTGGCGGCGACCTTCGTCGCGCTGATCGCCGCCGGCCGCGTCACGCGCGAGATGCTCCCGCTGTTTCCGGCGGTGGCGCTGGCGCTGCTGCTGCCGTCGGCGCTCGGCGCGCGCCTGCACGCCGGACTGGGCCAGGCGGCCTTCCGCCGCATCGTCCTCGCGCTGCTGACCGCCTCGGGGGCGGCGATGCTCGTCGCCGCGCTGCCGCACGGCGGCGCCCGCCCGTGA
- a CDS encoding HD-GYP domain-containing protein — MRKLTYRDIRVACPLGWDVFDADGTLLLRRGYVVETEKQMRGLVERGLYVADDYPDVAGEPAAPPQTSFDPFWLWDDIQSKLVRILRDVESQEFVEERIGGLALLVCVLADKDPDAALGAILLKDIERYAYTHVLHVAVMAAILAKKLGWGDGDRRDLVCVALSMNVAMIPLQTELTKQHAPLSEEQRRAVAAHPAQGAELLRRAGVGNERWLQAVALHHCRQRLAADSLVRPDAAAIAELVRTLDVFCAKISARAYRQALLPPVAARDLFIRERAQDSPFLGLLIKEVGLYMPGTFLKLSNGDLALSVRRGASVDTPRAVALSRGDGAPYLEAVKRDTARPEFTVTSVIPREQVRHRLNLSRFWGYAS; from the coding sequence GTGAGGAAACTGACCTACCGCGACATCCGCGTCGCTTGCCCGCTCGGCTGGGATGTCTTCGATGCCGACGGAACCCTGCTGCTGCGCCGGGGCTACGTAGTCGAAACCGAAAAGCAGATGCGCGGCCTCGTCGAGCGCGGGCTCTACGTCGCCGACGACTACCCCGATGTCGCCGGCGAGCCGGCGGCCCCGCCGCAAACCAGTTTCGACCCCTTCTGGCTGTGGGACGACATCCAGTCGAAACTGGTGCGCATCCTGCGTGACGTCGAGTCGCAGGAGTTCGTCGAGGAGCGGATTGGCGGCCTTGCGCTGCTGGTCTGCGTGCTCGCCGACAAGGATCCTGATGCGGCGCTCGGCGCCATCCTGCTCAAGGACATCGAGCGCTACGCCTACACCCACGTGCTGCACGTGGCGGTGATGGCGGCGATCCTGGCGAAGAAACTGGGCTGGGGCGACGGCGACCGGCGCGATCTGGTGTGCGTCGCGCTGAGCATGAACGTCGCGATGATCCCGCTGCAGACCGAGCTCACCAAGCAGCATGCGCCGCTCAGCGAGGAGCAGCGGCGGGCCGTGGCGGCGCATCCGGCGCAGGGGGCCGAGCTGCTGCGGCGGGCCGGGGTCGGCAACGAGCGCTGGCTGCAGGCGGTGGCGCTGCATCATTGCCGGCAGCGCCTGGCGGCCGACTCGCTCGTCCGTCCCGACGCCGCGGCGATCGCCGAACTGGTCCGCACGCTGGACGTCTTCTGCGCCAAGATCAGTGCGCGCGCCTATCGCCAGGCACTGCTGCCGCCGGTCGCCGCGCGCGACCTGTTTATCCGCGAGCGGGCGCAGGACAGCCCCTTCCTCGGCCTGTTGATCAAGGAGGTCGGCCTCTACATGCCGGGCACTTTCCTCAAGCTCAGCAACGGCGATCTCGCACTGTCGGTCAGGCGGGGCGCCAGCGTCGACACGCCGCGGGCGGTCGCGCTGTCGCGCGGCGACGGAGCGCCTTACCTGGAGGCGGTCAAGCGTGACACGGCGCGCCCCGAATTCACGGTGACGAGCGTGATTCCCCGGGAGCAGGTCAGGCACCGTCTCAACCTGTCGCGCTTCTGGGGCTACGCCTCCTGA
- the mnmC gene encoding FAD-dependent 5-carboxymethylaminomethyl-2-thiouridine(34) oxidoreductase MnmC — protein MRFVERDEAAALAGWPVDMGGWWFPGGAWVSPANTCRANLRQYAARITTQFAARVERIAHAGGLWRAFDAAGACLAEAPHLVVANAADARRLVGDWLPVFPARGQVTHLPAAAGSPPRCVVCRLGYVTPEIGGERYAGATFLMKDGDPALRDADHAENLAKLNFILPGFADGIDPAGLPGRVGFRPASPDRLPIVGAVPRLGEAPAAPGLWLANGFGARGIVWSALAGELLADGIDGGPHILDRRLGSALAPARFLDRPRRRAG, from the coding sequence CTGCGCTTCGTCGAGCGCGACGAGGCGGCCGCGCTCGCCGGCTGGCCGGTGGACATGGGCGGCTGGTGGTTCCCCGGCGGCGCCTGGGTATCGCCGGCCAACACCTGCCGCGCCAACCTGCGGCAATACGCGGCGCGCATCACGACGCAGTTCGCTGCCCGCGTCGAGCGCATCGCGCACGCCGGCGGCCTGTGGCGCGCCTTCGATGCCGCCGGCGCCTGCCTTGCCGAGGCGCCGCATCTGGTGGTCGCCAACGCGGCCGACGCGCGGCGGCTCGTCGGCGACTGGCTGCCGGTCTTCCCGGCGCGCGGCCAGGTCACGCACCTGCCGGCCGCAGCGGGATCGCCGCCGCGCTGCGTGGTCTGCCGCCTTGGCTACGTGACTCCCGAGATCGGCGGCGAGCGCTACGCCGGCGCCACCTTCCTGATGAAGGACGGCGATCCGGCGCTGCGCGACGCGGACCACGCCGAGAACCTGGCCAAGCTGAACTTCATCCTGCCCGGCTTCGCCGACGGCATCGACCCCGCCGGCCTGCCCGGCCGCGTCGGCTTCCGCCCGGCCTCGCCCGACCGCCTGCCGATCGTCGGCGCCGTGCCGCGGCTCGGCGAGGCCCCGGCGGCGCCCGGCCTGTGGCTGGCGAACGGCTTCGGCGCGCGCGGCATCGTCTGGTCGGCGCTCGCCGGCGAACTGCTCGCCGACGGCATCGACGGCGGCCCGCACATCCTCGATCGCCGCCTCGGCAGCGCGCTCGCCCCGGCGCGCTTCCTCGACCGCCCCCGCCGCCGCGCCGGCTGA
- a CDS encoding metal-dependent hydrolase, producing MDTLTHALSGVLAGRASERDGAALPPLRRALLVGAAAAFPDIDYALFVLAPADFLNLHRGPTHSLLLLPLWAALLALPAARLLAARWRDCVGPCALGLAMHLAGDLITVYGTQLLYPLSMHPFALGVSFDFNPWLAALVGAGCLATLAARPRQAAALTLVAVAAAVAGQALLRQQALAAAGAGAQALPQPFSPFAWQLVVADAGGYRLADWRLGGDAPLRWREVPRPEREAAALVREAWAQPVLAPFRRFAQLPALYRVDRHADDDCVWFQDLRYRFPGRLPTFRHGVCRAAAGGAWRAYRLSYFSDGRRQAL from the coding sequence ATGGATACGCTGACGCATGCGCTGAGCGGCGTGCTCGCCGGCCGCGCCAGCGAACGTGACGGTGCGGCGCTGCCGCCGCTGCGGCGCGCGCTGCTGGTCGGCGCCGCCGCGGCCTTCCCCGACATCGACTACGCGCTGTTCGTGCTGGCGCCGGCCGACTTCCTCAACCTGCACCGCGGGCCCACCCATTCGCTGCTGCTGCTGCCGCTGTGGGCGGCGCTGCTGGCGCTGCCGGCGGCACGCCTGCTCGCCGCGCGCTGGCGCGACTGCGTCGGCCCCTGCGCGCTCGGGCTGGCGATGCACCTCGCCGGCGACCTGATCACCGTCTACGGCACGCAACTGCTCTACCCACTGTCGATGCATCCGTTCGCGCTCGGCGTCAGCTTCGACTTCAATCCGTGGCTCGCCGCGCTGGTCGGCGCCGGCTGCCTGGCGACGCTCGCCGCGCGGCCGCGGCAGGCGGCCGCGTTGACGCTGGTCGCCGTCGCCGCCGCCGTTGCCGGCCAGGCGCTGCTGCGCCAGCAGGCGCTGGCGGCTGCCGGCGCCGGCGCGCAGGCCCTGCCGCAGCCGTTCTCGCCCTTCGCCTGGCAGCTGGTCGTCGCCGATGCCGGCGGCTACCGCCTTGCCGACTGGCGCCTCGGCGGCGACGCGCCGCTGCGCTGGCGCGAGGTGCCGCGTCCGGAACGCGAGGCTGCGGCGCTGGTGCGCGAGGCCTGGGCGCAGCCGGTGCTGGCACCGTTCCGGCGCTTCGCGCAACTGCCGGCGCTGTACCGCGTCGACCGGCATGCCGACGACGATTGCGTCTGGTTCCAGGACCTGCGCTACCGCTTCCCCGGCCGCCTGCCGACCTTCCGCCACGGCGTCTGCCGCGCCGCGGCAGGGGGCGCCTGGCGCGCCTACCGCCTGAGCTACTTCAGCGACGGACGCCGGCAGGCGCTGTGA
- a CDS encoding MDR family oxidoreductase, with protein MFNGILINKDDAGYRAALQQIDEAGLPEGDVTVRIDWSTLNYKDGLAITGKSPVVRKFPMVPGIDFAGTVSASSHPEWKVGDAVVLNGWGVGETHWGGLAQVARVKGDWLVPLPAAFTPRQAMAIGTAGYTAMLCVLALEKHGIRPADGDILVTGANGGVGSVAVALLAKLGYRVVASTGRPAEAAHLQALGAAEVIDRSELAAPGKPLGRERWAGVVDAVGSHTLANACATTKYRGAVAACGLAQGMDFPASVAPFILRGVTLYGIDSVMAPQLVRLEAWARLARDLDVARLDAITTEIGLGDAIAAAGALLEGKVRGRVVVDVNR; from the coding sequence ATGTTCAACGGAATTCTCATCAACAAGGACGACGCCGGCTACCGCGCGGCGCTGCAGCAGATCGACGAAGCCGGCCTGCCCGAGGGCGACGTCACCGTCCGCATCGACTGGTCGACGCTGAACTACAAGGACGGCCTCGCGATCACCGGCAAGTCGCCGGTGGTGCGCAAGTTTCCGATGGTGCCGGGGATCGACTTCGCCGGCACGGTCAGCGCCAGCAGCCACCCGGAATGGAAGGTCGGCGATGCGGTCGTGTTGAACGGCTGGGGCGTCGGCGAGACGCACTGGGGCGGCCTCGCGCAGGTCGCGCGCGTCAAGGGCGACTGGCTGGTGCCGCTGCCGGCCGCGTTCACGCCGCGGCAGGCGATGGCCATCGGCACCGCCGGCTACACCGCGATGCTCTGCGTGCTGGCGCTGGAAAAGCACGGCATCAGGCCGGCCGACGGCGACATCCTGGTCACCGGCGCCAACGGCGGCGTCGGCAGCGTCGCCGTCGCGCTGCTGGCGAAGCTCGGCTACCGCGTCGTCGCCTCCACCGGCCGCCCGGCGGAAGCGGCGCACCTGCAGGCGCTCGGCGCCGCCGAGGTGATCGACCGCAGCGAACTGGCGGCTCCCGGCAAGCCGCTCGGCCGCGAACGCTGGGCCGGCGTCGTCGACGCCGTCGGCAGCCACACGCTGGCCAACGCCTGCGCGACGACGAAATACCGCGGCGCCGTCGCCGCCTGCGGCCTGGCGCAGGGCATGGACTTCCCGGCCAGCGTCGCCCCCTTCATCCTGCGCGGCGTCACGCTCTACGGCATCGACAGCGTGATGGCGCCGCAGCTCGTCCGCCTCGAGGCCTGGGCGCGGCTGGCGCGCGACCTCGACGTCGCCAGGCTCGACGCGATCACGACCGAGATCGGCCTCGGCGACGCCATCGCCGCTGCCGGCGCGCTGCTCGAAGGCAAGGTGCGCGGCCGCGTGGTGGTCGACGTTAACCGCTGA
- a CDS encoding TetR/AcrR family transcriptional regulator, whose product MNGNGDELAARIVDAAVALAEESSWEAVRLHLVAARLGIGLAEIGHHFREKDELIDAWFDRADAAMLALAAAEWMPALPPRERLRRLTLAWLDALAVHKRVTLEMILNKLEPGHVHIQFPAVMRISRTVQWLREAARLDDHGPRRALAETALTAIWLATFTCWLGDDSADAERTRRFLDRQLALAERAAQALPGFA is encoded by the coding sequence ATGAACGGCAATGGCGACGAGCTGGCGGCGCGCATCGTCGATGCGGCGGTCGCGCTCGCCGAGGAATCGTCCTGGGAGGCGGTCCGCCTGCACCTGGTGGCGGCGCGGCTGGGCATCGGGCTGGCCGAGATCGGCCACCATTTCCGCGAGAAAGACGAATTGATCGACGCCTGGTTCGACCGCGCCGACGCGGCGATGCTGGCGCTCGCCGCCGCCGAGTGGATGCCGGCGCTGCCGCCGCGCGAGCGCCTGCGGCGGCTGACGCTGGCCTGGCTCGACGCGCTCGCCGTGCACAAGCGGGTGACCCTGGAGATGATCCTGAACAAGCTCGAACCGGGGCATGTCCACATCCAGTTCCCGGCGGTGATGCGCATCAGCCGCACCGTGCAGTGGCTGCGCGAGGCGGCCCGGCTCGACGACCACGGCCCGCGCCGTGCGCTCGCCGAAACGGCGCTGACCGCGATCTGGCTGGCGACCTTCACCTGCTGGCTCGGCGACGACAGCGCGGATGCCGAACGCACGCGCCGCTTCCTCGACCGCCAACTGGCGCTCGCCGAGCGCGCCGCGCAGGCCTTGCCCGGTTTCGCCTGA
- a CDS encoding LysR substrate-binding domain-containing protein: MELIALRTFQAVVEEGGILAASRKLNTVQSNVTSRIRRLEQELGAELFFRKGRGLELAPSGRVLLDYARRMLQLERETSAAVRQAGEAVGELRIGTMETFAAVHLPNALKAVRAAHPRVELRIFTDTTAALMSGVLEHRLDCAFVAGPVVHPGLAFDELLVEELVQVHARGADPVRQPLILFREGCAYRARALAWQRAIGHAQADAMEFGTLDGILGCVAVGLGWTLMPRRVVEQSPHAAELAIGTVPDDIGRVPTGMIRLQGGPTLAAVRTLAEAVASTVRT, from the coding sequence ATGGAACTGATCGCGCTGCGTACCTTCCAGGCGGTGGTCGAGGAAGGCGGCATCCTCGCCGCGTCGCGCAAGCTGAACACCGTGCAGTCCAACGTCACCAGCCGCATCCGCCGGCTGGAGCAGGAACTCGGCGCCGAGCTCTTCTTCCGCAAGGGGCGCGGCCTCGAACTGGCGCCGTCGGGACGGGTGCTGCTCGACTACGCACGGCGCATGCTGCAGCTCGAACGGGAAACGAGCGCGGCGGTGCGACAGGCCGGCGAAGCCGTCGGCGAGCTGCGCATCGGCACGATGGAGACCTTCGCCGCGGTGCATCTGCCGAACGCGCTGAAGGCGGTGCGTGCCGCGCATCCGCGCGTCGAGCTGCGCATCTTCACCGACACCACCGCGGCGCTGATGTCCGGCGTGCTCGAACACCGCCTCGACTGTGCCTTCGTCGCCGGGCCGGTGGTGCATCCCGGGCTCGCCTTCGACGAACTGCTGGTCGAGGAGCTGGTGCAGGTCCATGCCCGCGGCGCCGACCCGGTGCGGCAGCCGCTGATCCTGTTCCGCGAGGGCTGCGCCTACCGCGCCCGTGCGCTCGCGTGGCAGCGCGCGATCGGCCATGCGCAGGCCGACGCGATGGAATTCGGCACGCTCGACGGCATCCTCGGCTGCGTCGCGGTCGGGCTCGGCTGGACGCTGATGCCGCGGCGCGTCGTCGAGCAGTCGCCGCACGCGGCCGAGCTGGCGATCGGGACGGTGCCCGACGACATCGGCCGCGTTCCGACCGGAATGATCCGCCTGCAGGGCGGGCCGACGCTGGCGGCGGTGCGCACGCTGGCCGAAGCGGTCGCCTCCACGGTGCGGACATGA
- the lysS gene encoding lysine--tRNA ligase gives MSEQTQNNQGAAAAQDDNQLIAERRAKLAEWRKTGRAFPNDFSRENLAGRLDELYSDKDAETLEANPIEVKVAGRMMLKRVMGKASFATIQDMSGRIQVYVTRDAVGEDTYADFKHWDLGDIFGVVGTLMKTKTGELTIKASEIRLLTKALRPLPEKFHGLTHIEQKYRQRYLDLITNEQSRFTFVARSRMIQSIRNYMVGHGFLEVETPMMHPIPGGAAAKPFKTHHNALDMELYLRIAPELYLKRLVVGGFEKVFEVNRNFRNEGISPRHNPEFTMMEFYEAYQDYKGLMDFTEGLLRQAAREALGTEVFEYQGRVLDLSKPFARLTIVEAIRAQHPGFSEAELADENFLKAKINAFGETVKPGGLGSLQLQLFEACAEAELWDPTFIIDYPVEVSPLARASDTNPEITERFELFIVGREIANGFSELNDAEDQAARFQAQAKAKEAGDEEAMYYDADFIRALEYGLPPTGGCGIGIDRLVMLLTDSPNIRDVILFPQMRHE, from the coding sequence ATGTCCGAGCAGACCCAGAACAACCAGGGCGCCGCCGCGGCGCAGGATGACAACCAGCTGATCGCCGAGCGCCGCGCCAAGCTCGCCGAATGGCGCAAGACCGGCCGCGCCTTCCCCAACGACTTCTCGCGCGAGAACCTCGCCGGCCGCCTCGACGAGCTTTACTCGGACAAGGACGCCGAGACGCTCGAGGCCAATCCGATCGAGGTGAAAGTCGCCGGCCGCATGATGCTGAAGCGCGTGATGGGCAAGGCCAGCTTCGCGACGATCCAGGACATGTCCGGCCGCATCCAGGTCTACGTCACGCGCGACGCGGTCGGCGAGGACACCTACGCCGACTTCAAGCACTGGGACCTCGGCGACATCTTCGGCGTCGTCGGTACGCTGATGAAGACCAAGACCGGCGAGCTGACCATCAAGGCCAGCGAGATCCGCCTGCTGACCAAGGCGCTGCGCCCGCTGCCGGAGAAGTTCCACGGCCTGACCCACATCGAGCAGAAGTACCGCCAGCGCTACCTCGACCTGATCACCAACGAGCAGTCGCGCTTCACCTTCGTCGCGCGCAGCCGGATGATCCAGTCGATCCGCAACTACATGGTCGGCCACGGCTTCCTCGAAGTGGAAACGCCGATGATGCACCCGATCCCCGGCGGCGCCGCGGCCAAACCGTTCAAGACGCACCACAACGCGCTGGACATGGAGCTCTACCTGCGCATCGCGCCGGAGCTGTACCTGAAGCGCCTGGTCGTCGGCGGCTTCGAGAAGGTGTTCGAGGTCAACCGCAACTTCCGCAACGAAGGCATCAGCCCGCGCCACAACCCCGAATTCACGATGATGGAGTTCTACGAAGCCTACCAGGACTACAAGGGCCTGATGGACTTCACCGAAGGCCTGCTGCGCCAGGCCGCGCGCGAGGCGCTCGGCACCGAGGTCTTCGAATACCAGGGCCGCGTGCTCGATCTGTCGAAACCCTTCGCGCGCCTGACCATCGTCGAGGCGATCCGCGCCCAGCACCCCGGCTTCTCGGAAGCCGAACTCGCCGACGAGAATTTCCTGAAGGCGAAGATCAACGCCTTCGGCGAGACGGTCAAGCCGGGCGGCCTCGGCAGCCTGCAACTGCAGCTGTTCGAAGCCTGCGCCGAAGCCGAGCTGTGGGACCCGACCTTCATCATCGACTACCCGGTCGAGGTCTCGCCGCTGGCGCGCGCCTCCGACACCAACCCGGAGATCACCGAGCGCTTCGAGCTGTTCATCGTCGGCCGCGAGATCGCCAACGGCTTCTCCGAGCTCAACGACGCCGAGGACCAGGCCGCGCGCTTCCAGGCGCAGGCCAAGGCCAAGGAGGCCGGCGACGAGGAGGCGATGTACTACGACGCCGACTTCATCCGCGCGCTCGAATACGGCCTGCCGCCGACCGGCGGCTGCGGCATCGGCATCGACCGGCTGGTGATGCTGCTGACCGATAGCCCCAACATCCGCGACGTCATCCTGTTCCCGCAGATGCGCCATGAGTGA
- a CDS encoding GIY-YIG nuclease family protein produces MSAGKPWFLYLIECADGSIYTGITVDVAARYAAHCNGTGARYTRSHAPVRLLGYEAHADRSAASKAEYRIKRLSPADKRRYALALASA; encoded by the coding sequence ATGAGCGCCGGCAAGCCCTGGTTCCTCTACCTGATCGAGTGCGCCGACGGCAGCATCTATACCGGCATCACCGTCGACGTCGCGGCGCGCTACGCCGCGCACTGCAACGGCACCGGCGCGCGCTACACGCGCTCGCACGCGCCGGTGCGCCTGCTCGGCTACGAGGCGCATGCCGACCGCTCGGCGGCGTCGAAGGCCGAGTATCGGATCAAGCGACTGAGCCCCGCCGACAAGCGGCGCTACGCGCTCGCGCTGGCGAGCGCCTGA